The Candidatus Sulfotelmatobacter sp. genomic sequence CGCCATCGTGATTCGCTGAACGAATCGGGCGGACCTCCCGCGAGATCCGCCCGTTCCTATTCCAGCTTCGAGCGGCGCTTCGCCGCCCGCGATCACTTCGGCTTGAAGGTCGTCTTGATGTAGGCGATCAGATCCTCGATCTGCTGGGGCTTGAGCTGTCCGGTCTTTCCCCACGCGACCATTCCGGAGGGAGCCTTGCCGTTCGTGATGCAATCCCGGAGGTAGGCGTCCACGTTCTTGCGCTTGGGGTCCGCCCAGGTCTTGGGATCCTTCCAGTTCGGAGTGGGGTTCCCGGTCAGCTTGACGCCGCCGGTTCCATCCACCTTGTGACACGCGATGCACTTGGAAGTGAAGATCGGCTTGGCGTTGGCGGGGTTGCCGGCAGGCGGTGCCTTCGGCGCGTCCCCCGAAGCCTGAAAGGCCGAGAAAGCGGCCAGAATCGAGGCGAGAATCGCGAGCGCGGCGACACGGCGTAGCGCTCCGTTTGCGGTCATCCATCTTCTCCTTTCGAGTCGGATGTTGCGGCGGGGAGCCCCACCGCCTGGGCAGGGTGAGGCGACACACTACGGGCGGGCTTCACGGTGGTCAAACGTCTGGAGGGATCTCGGTTCGACGGGTCTTGACCCGGGGAAAAACGAGGTGATAGCGTCCGCTGTCCCTTCACCTTACGTCACGTCGCGAGGCCCTTCTTTCCCTGCGCGGCGCAGTGCCGCCGGCCCGGGCGGATTTCTCTCACGGGGAGGTGCCGGTTGAAGGAGTACGCGACGTCACAGATTCGAAACGTTGCGCTGGTCGCGCACCATGGCGTCGGCAAGACTACGCTCGCCGAGGCCATGCTGTTCCTCGCCAAAGCCACGAACCGGCTGGGTAGGATCAGTGAGGGCACGACCCTGCTCGATTACGCCGCCGACGAGGTCCAGCGCCAGATCACCATCAATCTGAGCCTCGCCCAGTTCGAGTGGGCCGGCCACAAGGTCAACCTGCTCGACACCCCCGGCTATGCCGACTTCGTCGGCGACGTCCACAGCGCCCTGAGAGTCGCGGACGCGGCCATTCTCATGATCCGCGCGAACGCTGGCGCCGAGGTCGGCACCGAGGTGGTGTGGGAGATCCTCAAGCACGAAAAGTCGCCCACGCTGATGGTGGTCAACATGATGGACAAGGAGCACGCCGACTTTCTCGGCGCCATCAAGTCGACGCGCGAGCGGCTGGGCATCAACGCCGTCCCCGCGCAGCTGCCGATCGGGCAGGCCGAGAATTTCCGCGGCATCGTCGACCTGATCGAGGGCAAGGCCTACACCTTCGCCGGCAAGGGCATGGACGCCAGGAGCCAGGAAGTGCCGGTGCCCGAGGACATGAAGGCGCAGATCGAGGCGGCGCGCAGTCAGCTGATGGAGGACGCGGCGACCGCCGACGAGACGCTGATGGAGAAATTCCTCGGCGAGGGCTCGCTCACGGTCGAGGAGATCCGTCACGGACTGTGCGAGCGCGTGGTGCAGGGCGATCTGGTCCCGGTGTTCTGTTGCTCGGCGTTCAACAACCACGGCGTGAAGGAAATCCTCGACGAAGTCGCCGACGTGCTGCCTTCGCCACTCGACGTGGCGCCCGAGCAGGGCGAGATGGCCGACGGCAAGACCGCGACCTGCAAGCCCGAAGCCGCCGAACCGTTCGCGGGCATCGTGTTCAAGACCCTTTCCGAGCAGCATCTCGGCGATCTGTCGCTGATCCGGATCTTCTCCGGTCATCTCGAGCCGGGTCGCGAGCTGGTGAACACCTCGCGGAACCGGGCGGAAAAGGTCGGAACGCTCTATCACCTGGTCGGCAAGGAACGAAACGAGTGCAAGGCCGCCGCGGCCGGCGACATCGTCGCGGCGGTGAAACTCCGCGAGACCCATACCGGCGATACGCTCGCCGACAAGGCACGCCCGCTCAAGCTGCGCATGCCGCTCTTCCCGAACCCGGTGACCGCCGAGTGCGTTCACTCCAAGAACAAGGGTGACGAGGAAAAGATGGCCCAGGGCCTCTCGCGACTGCACGAAGAGGATCCCACCTTCAGTCGCCACTACGAGACCAGCACCCACGAAACCCTGATTACGGGAATGGGCGATCTCCAGCTCGAGGTCATGGTGGATCGCCTCAAGCGCCGCTTCGGCGTGGAGGTGCTCCTCACCAAGCCGCACGTGCCCTACCGCGAAACCATCAAGGGCAAGGCGCAAGGCGAATACCGCCACAAGAAGCAGAGCGGCGGCCGGGGCCAGTTCGGCGAGGTGCATTTGAGGCTCGAACCGCTGAAGCGCGGCGACGGCTTCAAGTTCCTCGACGAGATCAAGGGCGGCGTGGTGCCGAATCAGTACATCCCGGCGGTGGAGAAGGGCGTGGTGGCGGCGATGGAGCGGGGTCCGCTGGCCGGCTATCCGGTAGTGGACCTCCAGGTGGCGCTGTTCTTCGGCAAGCACCACGACGTGGATTCGTCGGAAATGGCGTTCAAGATCGCCGCCGAGACTTGCTTCCACGAGGTGATGCAGAAACCCGAGGCACGAGCCGTTCTGCTCGAGCCGGTGCACGAGATCACGGTGCGGGTTCCCGAGGAGTTCCTGGGCGACGTGATGGGCGATCTTTCGTCACGCCGTGGAAAGATCCTCGGCACCGAGGCCGACGGGCACTACCAGCAGATCCGCGCGATGGCGCCGCTCGCCGAGCTCTACAAGTACGCGGCGCACCTTCGCTCGCTCACTCAGGGGCGGGGGATGCACTCGGCGAAGCACGACCGATACGAAGAGGTCCCTCGAGAAATCGCCGACAAGGTGATCGCCGCGGCGAAAGCCGAGAAGGAGGCCGGCGCCCACACCGCGTGAGGCGTCGGCCGAATCCGCGTGCGCGTCCTGGGACTGGACCCCGGCAGCCGGCGCACCGGCTTCGGCGTCGTGGAGGGAAGCGGCAATCGCTTCCGGAGCCTGTATCATGGGCACGTGTCGCCGGGTGCGAAGCTCGACCTTCCGCACCGGCTGCACGCCATCGTTCGGCGCGTGGGAGAGATCATGGACGAATTCGCCCCCGACTGCGTGGCGGTCGAAGAAGCCTTCTATCACGAGAGCGTGCGCTCGACGCTGGTGCTCGGCCACGTCCGCGGCGCGCTGCTGGTGGCGGCGGTCGCGCGCGACCTGCCACTCGCCGAGTACACGCCCCGCGAGGTGAAGCTCAGCGTTGCCGGCAACGGTGGCGCTTCCAAGGAGCAGGTCGGCTTCATGGTGCGCCGGCTGCTCGCGGTCGAAGGCGCCCTTCAGCCCGACGCCGCCGACGCGCTGGCGGTGGCGCTCTGCCACCAGCACCGCGCCCGGCTCCGGGCGCCGGCGCGTGCGGCCAGCGCCGCGGCGCGCACGCTCGAGGCGCTGCTCGCGCGCCGGAGGGCGACGTGATCGCTTCGCTTCGCGGCGTGCTCGCCGAGAAGGCGCCCGGCTACTGCGTGGTGGATGCGGGGGGCGTCGGCTATCTGGTCAGCGTTTCCACGTTCACCGCCTCGTCGTTGCCGCCGGTCGGCAGCACCGTGGCGCTTCGCACCCGGCAGATCGTGCGCGAAGACGCTCTGATGCTGTTCGGATTTTCCGAGTCCCAGGAACTCAAGCTGTTCGATCAGCTGATCACGGTGAGTGGCGTGGGTCCGAAGCTGGCGATGGCCGTGCTGTCGGGGCTTCGCCCCGAGGCGCTGGCTCGAGCGATCCGCGACGAGAATCTTGGCATGCTGGTGGCGATCCCCGGCATCGGCCGCCGCACCGCGGAGCGCATGGTGGTGGAGCTGCGCGACCGCATCGAGGCGCCGGCCGGCCAGCGCGAGGCGAGCGTACTGCCGCGCGCCGAGAAGTTGCGTGACGCCGTCGCGGCGCTGACCCGGCTCGGGTACACTTCGGCGCAGGCCGAGGAGGCGCTGCGCGAGGTGGGCGGCGGCAGCGACGAGCCATCGCTCGAGGATCTCGTTCGCCGCGCACTCGCGCGGCTCGGAAAGGCCGCGGTCGGCGCGCGCTAGCTCGAGGACAGGGAGGACCCCGTGAACCCAGCCCGTCAGGACGACCGTCGAACTTCACGCCTTCCGGCCGCCTCGCGCTTCTCGGACCCCGAGCCGCAGCCGGGAGAGCGCCAGGAGGAGTCCCGCCTCCGGCCACCCGCGCTGACCGAGTTCGTAGGCCAGCCCGGCGTGCGCGAGCAGCTCCGCATCTTCCTCGAGGCGGCGCGCCGCCGCGGCGAAGCGATGGACCACATCCTGTTCCACGGGCCGCCGGGGCTCGGCAAGACCACGCTGGCGGGCATCGTGGCCCACGAGCTGGGCGTCGAGATCACCCACACCTCGGGGCCGGTGATCGAGCGGCCGGGAGATCTTGCCGGGCTGCTCACCAACGTCGGTCCGCGCGGCGTGCTGTTCGTGGACGAAATTCATCGCCTGAGCCCGGTGGTCGAGGAATACCTCTACCCCGCGCTCGAGGACTTCACGCTCGACATCATGCTGGATCGCGGCCCGAGCGCCCGTTCGCTCAAGATCCACCTCGACCGTTTCACGCTGATCGGCGCGACCACGCGCTCGGGTCTGCTCTCGTCGCCGCTGCGGGCGCGTTTTGGCTTGACGCTGCGCCTCGACTACTACGGTGCCGAGGACCTGGCCACGATCGTTCGGCGTTCGGCGGGCATTCTCGAAACCCCGCTCGACGACGCCGCCGCCACCGAGATCGCGCGCCGCGCGCGCGGCACGCCGCGAGTTGCCAACCGTCTGCTGCGGCGGGTGCGCGACGTGGCGCTGGTCCGCTCGGATGGCCGCGTCACGCTGGACGTGACGCGTGATGCACTCCGTCTCCTCGAAGTGGACGAGCGCGGGCTCGACGAAATGGATCGCCGGCTGCTCGAGGCGCTGATCGTCAAGTACCAGGGTGGCCCGGTCGGTCTCAGCACGCTGGCCGTGGTGGTGGGCGAGGAGGCCACCACGCTCGAGGACGTATACGAGCCCTTCCTGGTTCAGGAGGGACTCGTCAAGCGCACGCCGCGCGGGCGCATGGCGACCATGCTCGCCTACTCCCATCTCGGAATGATTCCGCCCGACTCGCTGGTGCGCGACGCCGTCCGTCCCTCCGGCTCGCAATCGGAGCTCCCGCTCTCCTGAGGCTCGCCGATCTCGACTACGAGCTGCCCGAGGAGCTGATCGCGCAGGAGCCGCCGCCCCGCCGCGATGAGGCGCGCCTGCTGGTCGTGGATCGAGAGCGCGGCTCGCTCCACGACTCGCGCATTGCGGATCTCGCGCGGTGGCTCTCGGCCGGCGATGTGCTGGCGCTCAACGAGACGCGTGTCCGCCCGGCCCGCCTGCGGTTGCGCCGGCCGACCGGCGGGGCGGTCGAGTGCCTGTTCGTGCGCCCCGATCCTTCGGGGGGCTGGCGTGTGCTCGCGCGTCCGGCCCGCAACGCGCGAATCGGGGAGCGGCTCACCGGCGAATCCGGTGACCTTGTAGTCGAGGTGGCGCAGGCGGGGGCGGCGGGAGAGCGCGTGGTGAGGATCGTCGCCGGCGATCTCGACGCGGCGATGCGCGCGCACGGCGAGGTCCCGCTGCCGCCCTACATCCACCGCGCGGCGAACCCCAGCGACGCCGAGCGCTACCAGACGGTGTTCGCGCGCGTGGACGGCGCCGTGGCGGCCCCCACCGCCGGCCTCCATTTCACGCCCGAGCTGCTCGCGGCTCTGGCGGCGTCGGGGATCGAATCCGTCCCGCTGGTGCTCCACGTCGGGCCCGGCACCTTCCGGCCGATCACCGCGCAGGATCCGAGTCGGCACGCCATGGACGAGGAGTGGTTCGAGCTGAGCGAGGCCTCGGCCGCGCGCCTGCGTGCCGCGCGCGACCGCGGCCATCGCCGGGTGGCGGTGGGAACCACCGTGGTGCGCGCGCTCGAGTCGTGCTGCGATCTCGCCGGCGGAAGGCTCGGCGCGGGCTCGGGCTGGACGCGCAAGTTCATCCTGCCGCCCTATCACTTCCAGGCCGTGGACGCCCTGCTCACCAACTTCCATCTGCCCCGCACGACCCTGCTGCTGCTGGTCGCGGCGTTCGCGGGCGAGGAGCTGCTGCGCCGCGCCTACGCCCACGCGGTGGAGCAACGCTATCGCTTCTACTCCTACGGTGACGCGATGCTGGTGCGGTGAGGCGTGACCGGCCCGATCAGAGCGGCGGATTGCCGTGTTTCTTGAAGGGCAGCTGCTGGCGTTTCTGGCGCAGCATCTCGAGCGCGGCGACGAGACGCGGCCGGGTTTCCTGCGGCTCGATGACGTCGTCGAGATAACCCATCTCGGCGGCCGCCCACGGGCTCGCAAAGCGATCGTTGTATTCCTCGACCAGGCGGCTGCGCTCGGCGGCGGGATCCCTGGCGCGCGAAAGCTCGTCGCGATAGAGGATGTTGACCGCGCCGTCCGCGCCCATCACCGCCATCTCGGCGCTCGGCCAGGCGACATTGAAGTCGCCGCGAATGTGCTTGCTCGACATGACGTCGTAGGCTCCGCCGTAGGCCTTCCGCACCACCACGGTGAGCTTGGGGACAGTGGCCTCGCAGTAGGCATAGAGCAGCTTTGCGCCGTGGCGGATGATGCCGCCCCATTCCTGTCGCGTGCCGGGCAGGAATCCGGGCACGTCTTCGAAGGTCACCAACGGGATGTTGAAGGCGTCGCAGAAGCGGACGAATCGCGCTCCCTTGACCGACGAGTCGATGTCGAGCACGCCGGCCAGCACCGCCGGTTGATTGCCGACGATCCCGACCGGCCGGCCGTTCAGCCGGGCGAACCCGACGATCAGGTTCGGCGCGAAATGGGCGTGGACCTCGAAGAAATCTCCGTCGTCCACCACCCGTCTCACCAGGTCCTTCATGTCGTAGGGCTTGTCGGGCGATTCGGGAACCAGCGTCGCGAGCTCGGGATCGCGACGATCCGCCGGATCGCTGCAGGAGCGCCGCGGCGGCTCTTCCTGATTGTTGGAAGGGATGAAGGAAAGCAGGCGCTTGATGTGACGGATCCCGTCGGCATCGTCCGCGGCCGCGAAATGGGCCACCCCACTCTTCGCATTGTGCGTCATCGCGCCGCCCAGCTCCTCGAAGCTGACCTCTTCCGAGGTGACGGCTTTGATCACTTCGGGCCCGGTCACGAACATGTAGCTCGTGCCTTCGACCATGATGGTGAAGTCGGTGATGGCGGGGGAGTAGACCGCGCCGCCCGCGCACGGGCCCATGATCGCGGAAATCTGCGGCACCACTCCGGAAGCCAGGGTGTTGCGCAAGAACACGTCGGCGTAGGCCCCCAGCGACACCACGCCCTCCTGGATGCGCGCGCCGCCCGAATCGTTGAGGCCCACGACTGGCGCGCCGTTGTCCATGGCCAGGTCCATGATCGCGCAGATCTTCCGGCCGTTGGCCTCGCTCATGGTGCCGCCGAAGACTGTGAAGTCCTGGGCGAAGCAGTAGATCAAGCGGCCGTCGACCGTGCCCCATCCCGCCACCACTCCGTCGCCGATGATGCGTTTCGCGTCCATGCCGAACTCGCGCGCGCGATGGGTGACGTGCGTGCCGACCTCGACAAACGAGCCGGCGTCGAGCAGCAGCTCGAGACGCTCGCGGGCGGTGAGACAGCCGCGCGCGTGGATCTTCGCCACCCGCTCGGCACCGCCTCCGGCCAGTGCCTCGGCGCGGCGCCGCCTCAACTCTTCGAGCCGCTGGCTGCGGTTCATGCGCGTCCGTCCTCCGGTTCGAGACGGCGCAGCGTAGGGAGCGCTCCGCGGCCGGTCAAGCCACCGGCTCGTTGCGGATTGCAATGGCGTGCCGGCGGGACCGCGCGCACGGGCGCTGAGCGTTCGATTCCCAGTTGCCGATAACTCTCGCATCCATCCAGAAGCCATGGCTGGCCTTGTCACCGGAGGGATCGGATCCCATGCCCGGATGGGCGAATGGCGTGCTTTTCGCGGTGCTCCTCTGCGGGCTGGTGGACTTCGTGAAGCTCCTGATGGAGTTGCTGGGGCGGAGCGAGGAGCGCCATTTCGCGTCCGATCCGTCGCTGGTCACCGCCGTGATCGCGAGCCGGAACGGCGAGAAGGACCTGCCCGCCACCATCTCGCAACTGAAACACCTGGTGCCGCCGGAGAGGATCCTGGTGGTGGATGACGCCAGCACCGACCAGACCTCGGCGGTGGCGGCCGGCTTCGGCTGCCAGGTGCATCGTTTCGAGAAGAGCAAGGGCAAGGCGTCGGCGATTCATTACGCGGTCTACAGGGTCAAGACGCCGTACACGCTGTTGCTCGACGACGACACGAGGCTCGGTGGTGCGCGCCTCCCGACTTCGCTGCTGTCGCGCGACGGCTTCGATGCCGTCGCCTTCCACGTCCTGCCGGACCGCCGCAATCGTGACGGTTCTCGCGGCAACGGTTTCCTCGGCAGCCTGCAGCGCTACGAGTACGGCAAGAGCATGGAGATCGGCAAACGCTTCCACGACGTGACGCATTCGGTGAGCTGCGTGTCCGGGGCGGTGGGGCTGTTTCGCACCGAGGACCTGAATCAGTTCCACCACGAGCACACCGGTGTGTTCCAGGGCGAGGATCTGCAGCGCACCATCATCCACCTGCTCCATCACGGTCGCATCGTGTTCGCGAACGAACCGGTGTGGACCGTCGCGCCGGCGACGCTATCGACCTGGGTCAAGCAGCGCCTGACCGGCTGGTACCCGGGGATGTATCACCAGTTCGGCAACTTCATTCGCCTGATCGTGGCGCCGGGTGTCGCGTGGCGCCTGCGCTACGAGATGGCCTACAACGTGTTCACGCTGGTGAGCGATCCGTTCAAGACCTGGTCGATCATCCTGATCGCCATCACGCCGGGGCTGTGGTGGTGGGGAGCAGGGGTCTACCTCCTTTACCTGCTGTTCGAGATCTACCCCTACACCAACGTGCGGATGCCCGGCACCGAGAAGCGGGCGTCGCTGCTGGTTCTGCTCGCCTACCCACTGTACGGAGTGCTCAACACCCTCATGCGGACCGCCGCGTTGTTCGTGTGGTTCTGGTTCCGATTCATCACCGGCACCATGCGCCCTCGCCGGGGCCCGGAGGATCGGATCGAATGAGGCGCTTGCGGCTCTTCACGATCCTGGCCGGCGCGCTGCTGCTCGGCGCCCCTCCCGTTCGCGCCGAACGACCGCCGGTGGTGGGCGGCCAGTACCGCTACTGGGTGTTCAGCGACCACAACAACATGCAGGACTGGCTCGCGTACTGGGTGCCGGGGCCTTTCCACGTCCAGCTCGAGTACTGGAACCGCGACAATGGCCCCGACCAGTTCCGGCCCGAAATCGGATTCCACTTCCGTGATCGGCGGCGTTCGGTCTACACGGTTCAATGGGCTCACCAGCCCGACCAGGACCGCTACTGGCTCATGACCGATCAGGTGGTCTCGAACCACGTCGTGGCCCGTGCCGAGTTGAGCCCGATCGTGACCACGGATGCGACCCTGTGGGTGCAGGGGATCGGCGGCGACTATTACTGGGGTTCCTACAATTTCGCCTCGATCACCCTCTACCACGACCCGCGCGGCAGCGATCTCTACGTGCTCCCGATGCGGGTGCGGTTCGCCAACGAGCAGAACGACTGGCTCCAGTTCACGCTCGCTCCGGCCACCGAGCGCACCATCGGCTGGGCGGTGGACGTGAAGAAGGGATGGGTGCGGGCGGGCATCGAGCGCAACGACCGCTACGATTTCACCAACGTCGACAACCTCATCTTCACGATCGGATTCGAGGCCGAGGTTCCGGCGCTCAAGTGAGTCGCAACGCCCGAGACGCCGCGTCACCGATGCCGGTCGGCCCTCTGCGCCCGGTCTTGAGCCGGCATGATCATTCCGGCACGACAAACTCACGCCCGGCTAAACTCGAAGGGCCGTATCGGACACTTTGCTGTTGACGCGGAGCGCTCGCTCGCGGAACTTGGCAGGTGTGCTCGGGCCGCCGGAAGATTCTGGCCGCCTGGTCGCCCGGTAACTCAGCAGTGCACCCCGCGTTCGGAGGCCCACCCTCATGCGACTCCGCTACCGCCTTGCCATCACGCTCTCGCTGCTGACGCTCTCGCTGGGAACCATGGCCGCCCACGCGGCCAAGCCGCTGCCCCCGGCAGAGCCGCTGTCGCCCGAGTCGGTCCAGCAGTTCCAGCTCGGCCACGGCACGTCCACGAACGCTGCGTGCGTGCTCGGCGTCACCGATCCGCCCGCGTGGATCGTGAACTACCTGGCGCCGCCCGACGACGCCTACTTCAACCTCGTCAACCCGGCGAACTGCGCCTGCGCGACGGGGGCGGTGCAGCTCAACGACATCCAGATCTATCTCAATTTCCAGGCAGCCTGCAGCCAGCCGGTGCAGATCTCGGTGGTGGGAGCGACCGGCGCATCGGGCTGCTTCCGGCCCGATCCCAGCAATTATCTGTGCCCGCCGCTCAACTACAACCTGGCGCCGGGGGCCGCCGGCAACTACATCTTCACGCTGCCTCTGCCCACCGGCTGCTGCATCAATGGTCCGGCGTTCATCGGCATCAACTTCATCGCCCCGGGCGCCGGGTGCAACACCAGCTCGACGCAGCCCCGGCTCGTGACCACCAACATCTGCAATCCGTGCGTGAGCTACAACGTCTATCCGAGCGGATTCGACGACCTGTGCGTGGACATCGGCTTCCCGGGCAACGTCGCGATGTTCGCCGACGCCGACTGCTGCGGCGCGACGCCGAGTCACTCCGACACCTGGGGCCGCGTGAAGGTGCTCTACCGCTAGCGCCACCGGGTTCCCTCCGACGCCGCCGGGCCCGCCGCCCGGCGGCGTTTCTTCGTGGCGCCCTGGAAGCCGGCCTCGCGATTCAATCCTCGGGTCATGCTCCGAAGATTGCGGTTGGCCGGCAGAAACCCAAGCCGTTCCACAGGTTCCGGCGACTCACATCGAAAATCGGGCCAGGAGCTTGCGGCGCAACCGTCAGACTCCTGCCCACTGCAATCTTCGGAGCACGACTCAGTCCTCGCCGGCCCGCGTGCTAACCTGCGTGATCCAGCCGTGCGGACGCGCCGCGCGCGGCACGCGCCACTCACAGGAGCGATCATGGCGGAAGGCTCGATTCTCGAACGCATCCAGGGCGACATGGCTCCGGCCATGAAGGCCAAGGATGCCGACACGCTCAGCACCCTGCGCATGCTGAAGGCCGCGCTGATGGAAGCGAAGACCAAGAAGCCCCGCGAAGCCGTGCTGTCGTCCGACGAGGAAGTCGAGGTGCTGCAGCGCTACGTTAAGAAGCGGCGCGAAACCATCGAAGAGCTGCAGAAGGCCGGGCGCGCCGATCTGGTGGCGCGTGAAGAACAGGAGATCGCGGTGACGCGACGCTACCTGCCGCAAATGATGAGCGAGGACGACCTGCGCTCGCTGGTGAAGCAGACGGTGGAGAAACTGGGGGCGGCGGGACCGAAGGCCATGGGGCAGGTGATGGGTGTGGTGATGGCCCAGGTCAAGGGGCGCGCCGAAGGCGGCACCGTGTCACGGCTGGTCAAGGAGGCTCTCGGCGGGTGAGGTCGAATCGGCCGGCGCTGGGGGAAGGCTCTCGGGCGCCGCATGCGACCACGGCCACCACCAGTGCGAGGGCGCCTCGGGCACCGCGCCGATCGCGGCCCGGTACTGCTCGTCGCTCAGAAACCCGCGCCCGTGCATGCGTGAAGCGATGATGCGCACGCGCCGCTCGATGCGGGGCGGTGGCGACAGCACCGAATAGCGTCGTGGATTGATGATCACGGCCGCGAGCAACACCGCCTGCCGCGGGCTGAGTTCGGCCGCCGGCACTCCGAAGTAGCGCTGCGCCGCGGATTCGGCGCCGAAGATCCCGTCGCCCCATTCGATCCGATTGAGGTAGAGCTCGAAGATCCTGCGTTTGGTGAGGGCGCGCTCGAGGCGCACGGCGAGCAGCGCCTCTTCCAGCTTCCGCGTCAGCGATCGTCGGCCGTCGAGGAACAGGTTCTTCGCGAGCTGCTGGGTGATCGTGCTGCCGCCCCGAATCACACGTCCTTTCTCGAGATTGGTCCGCGCGGCGTGCCGGATCTCGTTCCAGTCGAGCCCATCGTGGCTGTAGAACGCGTCGTCCTCGGCAATCAGCACCGCGCGGCGCAGCAGCGGCGAGATGCGATCGTAGGGGACGATCCGCGCGTCGGGGTCCCAGGGCTTGCCCGCGTCGCGTGCCTCGCTCTCGCGCTGGCGCATCAGCGCGGTGCGCGCCGGCGTCAGCCGTGCGAGGCTGGCAACGTCGAAGCGCGCGACCTCCCACGCCGCCCAGACGGTGCACGCAACCGCGACGGCGAGGAGGAGCAGCGCCGGCAGCAGGAAGCGGCGCACCGGCGTCAGCGCGCGGCGCCGCCCACCACCACCAGCGTGATGTCGTCGCTCTGGCTGGCCGCGGCGCGGAAGTGGCCGAGCTCGTCGAGCAGCAGGTCCAGCACTTCACCGGTCGGGCGGGCGCCGTGCTCCTTCCACAGCCGCTCGAGCCGTTCCTCGCCGAACTCGGCACCGGCCGGATCCAGCGCCTCCGAGACTCCGTCGCTGTAGAGCAGGAGCGCGTCGCCCGAGCGGAACGACGTCTCGCCCTGGGCGAAAGCGGTGTCCTCGAACAGACCGAGCGGGAGGCCGCCGGTCTTCAGAAGCTCGATCGAGCCGTCGGCGCGGCGGAGCATCGGATAGTTGTGGCCGGCGTTGCTGTAGCGCAGGCGTCCGAGTTCGAGGTCCAGCTCGGCATAGAACAACGTGATGAACTTGCCGTTCCGCGCCGCGCGCGCCACGCTGCGATTCAGGTGACTCATGGCATCGGGGATCGGCCAGCGGCCGTCGCAGAACGCGCGCAGCGAGGCCTGGACGCTCGACATCAGCAGCGCCGCCGGCACGCCCTTCCCCGACACGTCGGCGATCGCCACCGCCACGCGCCCATCGGGCAGCGCGTAGTAGTTGAAGGCGTCGCCGCCGACGATGCGCGCCGGCTCGATCCGACCGGCGGCTTCCCATCCGCCCGCCTTGAGCGGCCAGCGCGGCACCAGGCCCATCTGGATGTCGCGCGCCTGCTTCAATTCCTGCTCCATGCGCCGGTTCAACTCTTCGAGCCGCTGGCGCTCCACCGACTCGGCGCGCAGTCGAGCCTGCTCGAGCACGCTCGCCGAGCTGTTGGCGACGATCGTCAGCAGCTGGATCTCGTTCGGCATCCACTGCCGGCCCGGCTCGTTGTGGGTGACCGCCAGCATGCCGGTCATGCGCCCGCT encodes the following:
- a CDS encoding c-type cytochrome, encoding MTANGALRRVAALAILASILAAFSAFQASGDAPKAPPAGNPANAKPIFTSKCIACHKVDGTGGVKLTGNPTPNWKDPKTWADPKRKNVDAYLRDCITNGKAPSGMVAWGKTGQLKPQQIEDLIAYIKTTFKPK
- the fusA gene encoding elongation factor G; its protein translation is MKEYATSQIRNVALVAHHGVGKTTLAEAMLFLAKATNRLGRISEGTTLLDYAADEVQRQITINLSLAQFEWAGHKVNLLDTPGYADFVGDVHSALRVADAAILMIRANAGAEVGTEVVWEILKHEKSPTLMVVNMMDKEHADFLGAIKSTRERLGINAVPAQLPIGQAENFRGIVDLIEGKAYTFAGKGMDARSQEVPVPEDMKAQIEAARSQLMEDAATADETLMEKFLGEGSLTVEEIRHGLCERVVQGDLVPVFCCSAFNNHGVKEILDEVADVLPSPLDVAPEQGEMADGKTATCKPEAAEPFAGIVFKTLSEQHLGDLSLIRIFSGHLEPGRELVNTSRNRAEKVGTLYHLVGKERNECKAAAAGDIVAAVKLRETHTGDTLADKARPLKLRMPLFPNPVTAECVHSKNKGDEEKMAQGLSRLHEEDPTFSRHYETSTHETLITGMGDLQLEVMVDRLKRRFGVEVLLTKPHVPYRETIKGKAQGEYRHKKQSGGRGQFGEVHLRLEPLKRGDGFKFLDEIKGGVVPNQYIPAVEKGVVAAMERGPLAGYPVVDLQVALFFGKHHDVDSSEMAFKIAAETCFHEVMQKPEARAVLLEPVHEITVRVPEEFLGDVMGDLSSRRGKILGTEADGHYQQIRAMAPLAELYKYAAHLRSLTQGRGMHSAKHDRYEEVPREIADKVIAAAKAEKEAGAHTA
- the ruvC gene encoding crossover junction endodeoxyribonuclease RuvC; translated protein: MRVLGLDPGSRRTGFGVVEGSGNRFRSLYHGHVSPGAKLDLPHRLHAIVRRVGEIMDEFAPDCVAVEEAFYHESVRSTLVLGHVRGALLVAAVARDLPLAEYTPREVKLSVAGNGGASKEQVGFMVRRLLAVEGALQPDAADALAVALCHQHRARLRAPARAASAAARTLEALLARRRAT
- the ruvA gene encoding Holliday junction branch migration protein RuvA, translating into MIASLRGVLAEKAPGYCVVDAGGVGYLVSVSTFTASSLPPVGSTVALRTRQIVREDALMLFGFSESQELKLFDQLITVSGVGPKLAMAVLSGLRPEALARAIRDENLGMLVAIPGIGRRTAERMVVELRDRIEAPAGQREASVLPRAEKLRDAVAALTRLGYTSAQAEEALREVGGGSDEPSLEDLVRRALARLGKAAVGAR
- the ruvB gene encoding Holliday junction branch migration DNA helicase RuvB, whose translation is MNPARQDDRRTSRLPAASRFSDPEPQPGERQEESRLRPPALTEFVGQPGVREQLRIFLEAARRRGEAMDHILFHGPPGLGKTTLAGIVAHELGVEITHTSGPVIERPGDLAGLLTNVGPRGVLFVDEIHRLSPVVEEYLYPALEDFTLDIMLDRGPSARSLKIHLDRFTLIGATTRSGLLSSPLRARFGLTLRLDYYGAEDLATIVRRSAGILETPLDDAAATEIARRARGTPRVANRLLRRVRDVALVRSDGRVTLDVTRDALRLLEVDERGLDEMDRRLLEALIVKYQGGPVGLSTLAVVVGEEATTLEDVYEPFLVQEGLVKRTPRGRMATMLAYSHLGMIPPDSLVRDAVRPSGSQSELPLS
- the queA gene encoding tRNA preQ1(34) S-adenosylmethionine ribosyltransferase-isomerase QueA, producing MRLADLDYELPEELIAQEPPPRRDEARLLVVDRERGSLHDSRIADLARWLSAGDVLALNETRVRPARLRLRRPTGGAVECLFVRPDPSGGWRVLARPARNARIGERLTGESGDLVVEVAQAGAAGERVVRIVAGDLDAAMRAHGEVPLPPYIHRAANPSDAERYQTVFARVDGAVAAPTAGLHFTPELLAALAASGIESVPLVLHVGPGTFRPITAQDPSRHAMDEEWFELSEASAARLRAARDRGHRRVAVGTTVVRALESCCDLAGGRLGAGSGWTRKFILPPYHFQAVDALLTNFHLPRTTLLLLVAAFAGEELLRRAYAHAVEQRYRFYSYGDAMLVR